From Chitinivibrionales bacterium, one genomic window encodes:
- the rsfS gene encoding ribosome silencing factor, with translation MIVRCAEEKKATASVIDLRKRTAPADWFVICEGENAVHNRAICDAILDGLDRVNVHPWHVEGKAEGRWLLIDCIDVVVHIMIPEVRDYYSLEELWSGTKKPEPKKEIW, from the coding sequence ATGATTGTTCGTTGTGCAGAAGAAAAAAAAGCGACTGCTTCGGTTATCGACCTTCGGAAAAGAACCGCTCCGGCAGACTGGTTCGTTATATGTGAAGGTGAGAACGCGGTGCATAACCGGGCAATTTGTGATGCTATTCTCGACGGCCTCGATAGGGTGAATGTTCATCCATGGCATGTGGAGGGAAAAGCCGAAGGACGGTGGCTGCTTATCGATTGCATCGATGTCGTTGTTCATATCATGATACCGGAAGTGCGGGATTATTACTCCCTCGAGGAATTATGGTCCGGTACAAAAAAACCGGAGCCTAAAAAGGAGATATGGTAG
- a CDS encoding aspartate 1-decarboxylase, producing the protein MYRLKRAQTKTPHVFHSSIPAEQTEYHCYGIYHYDSERVRMLRKFLNAKLRDIAITGTYLEYEGSIALDEDYIEQCGFIENEAVDVLNMSNGVRFQTYVIKAERGSKKVELNGPAARLGAPGDKVMVLSYALLTPDEIPRHTPTVVRVKPSSVETN; encoded by the coding sequence ATGTACAGGTTGAAAAGAGCACAAACAAAGACGCCGCACGTTTTTCACAGCAGTATCCCGGCGGAGCAAACAGAGTATCACTGTTATGGAATATACCATTACGATTCAGAAAGAGTTAGGATGTTGAGAAAGTTTCTTAATGCAAAACTGCGTGACATAGCCATTACCGGAACCTATCTGGAGTACGAGGGAAGCATCGCGCTTGATGAAGACTACATAGAGCAATGCGGATTTATTGAAAACGAGGCGGTTGATGTGCTTAATATGTCGAATGGGGTTCGTTTTCAAACGTATGTAATAAAAGCCGAACGTGGCTCAAAGAAGGTGGAACTCAACGGCCCTGCGGCTCGTTTAGGTGCACCGGGCGATAAAGTTATGGTACTCAGCTATGCCCTCTTAACACCGGATGAAATACCGCGCCATACACCTACAGTTGTACGTGTTAAGCCGTCGTCTGTCGAAACTAATTAA
- the lepA gene encoding elongation factor 4 has protein sequence MVYYCASQVVFFPYFARAFTQTGYTLTPNELIRNFCIIAHIDHGKSTLADRLLEMTSTVEKFKMQAQILDDMDLERERGITIKSHPIRMSYPATDGKTYCLNLIDTPGHVDFSYEVSKSLAACEGALLVVDATQGIEAQTLTNIYLALDHDLTIIPVLNKIDLPSAHPEEIGKQISDLLGVDQSEIIKCSAKTGEGVDQLMNRVINDIAPPQGKFDAPLKALVFDSKYDTFRGAIAYIRVFEGEIKAGDDVRFFSNGREYEVAEVGYFVLNRKPRKDLCAGEVGYVVGNIKTISDVKIGDTITTKRKGAEEPVPGYREIKPMVFSGLYPVDKDDYEDLRSALEKLQLNDGSISYDPENSAALGFGFRAGFSGLLHMEVIQERLHREYNVNIITTLPNVRYRVVRKDGVEEFIDSPAKLPSVQEIETIGEPITKVQIVTPTDYVGAIMKLCEEKRGTMENMEYFEETRVCLHYRLPLSEVIIDFFDKLKSYTRGYGSMDYDFSGYQDDDLVKIDVRINGQAVDAFSAIVHRDKSYSYGQAITKKLKEFIPRQMYQVAIQASIGTRIIARTTVKPYRKDVTSKCYGGDISRKRKLLEKQKEGKKRMKQVGNVEIPQEAFLAILQRE, from the coding sequence ATGGTTTATTATTGTGCTTCGCAGGTAGTATTTTTCCCATATTTTGCGAGAGCCTTTACCCAAACAGGATATACTTTGACTCCAAACGAATTAATTAGAAATTTCTGCATAATCGCTCATATCGATCATGGCAAGTCCACCCTGGCGGACCGTTTACTTGAAATGACCAGCACGGTGGAAAAATTCAAGATGCAGGCTCAGATTCTCGATGACATGGATCTGGAGAGGGAGCGGGGTATTACGATAAAATCCCACCCTATCAGGATGAGTTACCCGGCCACTGACGGCAAAACCTATTGCCTGAATCTTATTGATACGCCCGGCCATGTCGATTTTTCCTACGAAGTTTCCAAATCCTTGGCGGCCTGTGAAGGCGCGCTCCTTGTTGTCGATGCTACGCAGGGTATTGAAGCGCAAACGTTGACCAATATCTATCTTGCCCTCGATCATGATCTGACAATCATCCCGGTATTAAATAAAATCGACCTTCCTTCGGCGCACCCCGAGGAAATCGGTAAGCAAATCTCCGACCTTCTGGGAGTCGATCAGAGTGAAATTATCAAGTGCAGCGCTAAAACCGGTGAGGGTGTTGACCAGTTAATGAACCGGGTTATCAACGATATTGCACCACCACAGGGTAAATTCGATGCACCGCTTAAAGCGCTGGTATTCGATTCCAAATACGACACCTTCAGAGGCGCCATCGCCTATATACGGGTCTTTGAAGGTGAAATCAAGGCAGGAGATGATGTACGGTTTTTCTCAAACGGCAGGGAGTATGAAGTTGCCGAGGTGGGCTATTTCGTTCTCAACCGCAAACCCCGGAAAGATTTATGCGCCGGTGAAGTCGGCTATGTGGTAGGAAATATTAAAACAATTTCCGATGTTAAAATCGGAGATACGATCACTACCAAACGAAAAGGTGCCGAAGAACCGGTTCCGGGGTATCGTGAAATCAAGCCGATGGTATTCAGCGGTCTCTACCCCGTTGATAAAGACGATTACGAAGATCTTCGCAGTGCGCTGGAGAAATTGCAGCTCAACGACGGTTCGATCAGCTACGATCCAGAAAATTCCGCCGCCCTCGGATTTGGATTCCGTGCCGGTTTTTCAGGACTGCTTCATATGGAAGTCATTCAGGAGCGGTTACACCGGGAGTATAATGTCAACATTATAACCACGCTTCCCAACGTTCGCTACAGAGTAGTCAGGAAAGATGGTGTTGAAGAGTTTATCGACAGTCCGGCAAAGCTTCCCTCGGTTCAGGAAATCGAGACTATCGGCGAACCTATTACCAAAGTCCAGATTGTCACTCCAACCGATTATGTCGGTGCAATCATGAAATTGTGCGAAGAAAAACGGGGAACCATGGAAAATATGGAGTACTTCGAGGAAACCCGGGTCTGTCTCCACTATCGTCTTCCACTCTCCGAAGTCATTATCGATTTTTTCGATAAATTAAAAAGCTATACCCGCGGTTACGGCTCCATGGATTATGACTTTTCCGGTTACCAGGATGACGACCTTGTTAAGATCGATGTTCGTATCAACGGCCAGGCAGTCGACGCTTTTTCGGCAATTGTCCACCGGGATAAAAGCTATTCCTACGGCCAGGCGATCACGAAAAAACTAAAAGAGTTTATTCCCCGCCAGATGTATCAGGTTGCAATCCAGGCTTCGATCGGAACCCGTATTATCGCTCGAACAACCGTTAAGCCGTACCGTAAAGATGTGACTTCAAAGTGTTACGGTGGTGATATCAGTCGTAAAAGAAAACTCCTGGAAAAACAAAAAGAGGGTAAGAAACGTATGAAACAGGTAGGAAATGTGGAAATTCCGCAGGAAGCTTTTCTTGCCATCTTGCAGAGAGAGTAA
- a CDS encoding arginine--tRNA ligase, translating to MTIREYLVEQLTGAAKSVFNLETLGTDDIIIEKPKNKAYGDLSTPLAMGLAKSLRKPPPVIAKELMQAFAWDETFVQPDPELKNTIAGGFINFRLSAKYLCVVLEQVVKEPQTYGRDQIKNPKKILLEFVSANPTGPLVVVNARAAAIGDVVGRTHEWIGNTIEREYYVNDYGNQVDLLGKSVASRYYEKEGKEYPLPEEGYHGDYIYELADEIAEENPGIESMDEESREALFRAEALKKNVTAQQNVLKDYGVEYTRWFFESELHRQNIPHETFEMLREKGLVFEDENAVWFKSTTFGDEKDRVIIRSDGTPTYFLADLAYHLYKASRGFDESYTFWGPDHHGYLPRLEGAVKALDTGKTVFKNFIIQQVNLIREGQPFRMSKRKGDYITITDLVNEVGVDAARYFFVNRRLSSHFDFDMDLALKRSEENPVFYVQYAHARTCSLCSHAEEREFSHEDILSADLSLLEEEEELEVIRVISEFPHLLYSLATAIEPHRLTAYCESVATAFHQFYQKHRIVTDNRELSKARLFLTLGVRNMMRLGLSLLGVSAPERM from the coding sequence ATGACAATACGAGAATATCTGGTCGAACAGTTAACCGGCGCCGCAAAAAGTGTTTTTAATCTGGAAACACTTGGCACTGATGATATCATTATCGAAAAACCCAAAAACAAGGCCTATGGCGATCTTTCGACGCCCCTGGCAATGGGACTGGCAAAATCCCTGCGTAAGCCACCTCCGGTAATTGCAAAAGAATTGATGCAGGCTTTTGCCTGGGACGAGACATTCGTTCAACCCGATCCCGAGCTGAAAAACACCATCGCCGGTGGTTTTATCAATTTCCGGTTGAGTGCAAAGTATCTTTGTGTGGTTCTGGAACAGGTGGTGAAAGAACCCCAGACCTATGGACGGGATCAGATAAAGAACCCGAAGAAGATCCTCCTTGAGTTTGTCAGTGCAAATCCCACCGGTCCGCTGGTTGTTGTCAATGCCCGTGCGGCAGCTATCGGTGATGTCGTTGGGCGAACTCATGAATGGATCGGCAATACTATCGAACGGGAGTACTATGTAAACGATTATGGGAACCAGGTCGATCTGCTTGGTAAGTCGGTTGCATCCCGGTATTATGAGAAAGAGGGCAAAGAATATCCCCTACCCGAGGAAGGATACCATGGCGACTATATCTATGAGCTTGCCGATGAGATCGCCGAAGAAAATCCCGGTATCGAATCCATGGATGAAGAATCGCGGGAAGCCCTTTTTCGAGCAGAGGCTCTGAAGAAAAATGTTACTGCGCAACAGAATGTGCTCAAAGATTATGGAGTAGAATACACCCGCTGGTTTTTTGAAAGTGAGCTTCACCGGCAAAACATTCCTCACGAAACTTTCGAGATGCTCAGAGAAAAAGGGCTGGTCTTTGAAGATGAAAACGCGGTGTGGTTCAAATCGACTACCTTTGGGGATGAAAAAGACAGAGTGATTATTCGGTCCGACGGTACACCCACTTATTTCCTTGCCGATCTGGCCTATCATCTCTATAAGGCATCACGGGGCTTTGATGAGTCCTATACTTTCTGGGGACCCGATCACCATGGGTATCTTCCCCGTCTTGAAGGAGCGGTGAAAGCACTGGACACCGGCAAAACGGTTTTTAAAAATTTCATTATCCAGCAGGTCAATCTTATTCGTGAAGGCCAACCTTTTCGTATGTCGAAACGAAAAGGCGATTATATCACCATTACCGATCTTGTTAATGAAGTTGGTGTTGATGCTGCCCGTTATTTCTTCGTTAACCGCCGGCTTTCGTCCCATTTTGATTTCGATATGGATCTGGCTCTCAAGAGGAGTGAAGAGAATCCGGTGTTTTACGTGCAGTATGCTCATGCCCGCACCTGCAGTCTCTGCTCCCATGCCGAAGAACGGGAATTTTCTCATGAAGACATTCTCTCCGCCGATTTATCACTTCTTGAAGAAGAAGAGGAACTGGAGGTAATACGGGTTATTTCCGAATTCCCACACCTGCTCTATTCACTGGCGACGGCGATCGAGCCTCACCGGCTTACCGCTTACTGCGAGAGTGTGGCAACGGCATTCCATCAATTCTATCAGAAACATCGTATTGTCACGGATAATCGTGAATTATCAAAGGCGAGGCTCTTTTTGACACTTGGTGTCCGCAACATGATGCGGCTGGGATTGTCGCTTTTAGGAGTCTCCGCGCCGGAGAGAATGTAG
- a CDS encoding S1 RNA-binding domain-containing protein, with product MIQFAKHISDKWGISDELSKEICVSFSRNDSPFYLSDYNFVIAAELDLLQLREIYGFLNEIAALSSKRTRVLNALKKANKLTPALEDRINLTPYSYELDDILAPYRSNPRSRGQQALRKGLGELADIFELQEEETTPLEELAAPYVGKHPSLKTVDDVISSTKDILVERFSTDETVRAMVRDFGYEQGQFEIIPKKKKDPRFASYAGKFIDPHSLTAEELLAIMVAADNKEIRLKLVLQLFRITELLKAHFIINPDFVGFDMLCEAIDECWVRLLQPLVEKDVMGRLQSEAENKIAQEISRDLENRDEEPKHNPVLAISIDENLHAGLVALDIKGRLMGAAGIKINKDNKSGFVNRLKQFITRYRIAAILLPETESSKQLESSIAGTIEHAAPNCQLIRLEKEQTDLAKSEWVMNEFADLDDTMRRALANALEYLQPLDLISEISGRYFQLHPKQHLLSEDRITEIVRYRTTVEKLKDGLEISSLSPGLLSTLYPLPESVLNELTKPSIKTSIAQKLDIANIKGLTGDAFRNIAGYIIIPTAPELLDRTLVHPDYFDWLMDISQELNCTTDALINDPNILRTYDIEDYVKKLYIEKKLMHQLSAGKKYIAKPAMAKKRRKKLTEIKEDTIVSGVVTNVAPFGAFVDINAVCDGLIHISQMADGYVESTEQVVSVNDRVNVRVVKVDVKKRRISLSMKGLGNMAPKVSPSKGQLSNLADHFKNR from the coding sequence ATGATTCAATTCGCAAAACACATTTCCGATAAATGGGGAATCTCAGATGAACTGTCAAAAGAGATCTGTGTTTCTTTTTCCAGAAATGATTCTCCGTTCTATCTGTCCGACTATAACTTTGTCATTGCAGCAGAACTCGATCTTCTGCAATTGCGTGAGATATACGGGTTTCTGAATGAAATCGCTGCACTCTCATCCAAAAGAACGCGGGTACTCAATGCTTTGAAAAAAGCAAACAAACTAACTCCCGCATTAGAAGACCGGATCAATTTAACACCTTACTCCTACGAACTGGATGATATCCTTGCTCCTTACCGGTCCAACCCCCGGAGCCGTGGTCAGCAGGCATTGCGAAAAGGACTCGGCGAGCTAGCTGATATTTTCGAACTTCAGGAAGAAGAAACAACACCCCTCGAAGAACTTGCTGCACCCTATGTCGGAAAACATCCATCGTTGAAAACTGTCGATGATGTTATTTCTTCTACAAAAGATATTCTTGTCGAACGATTTTCGACCGACGAGACGGTAAGGGCGATGGTTCGCGACTTTGGCTATGAACAGGGGCAGTTCGAAATTATTCCCAAGAAAAAGAAGGATCCCCGGTTTGCGTCATACGCCGGCAAATTTATCGATCCTCATTCACTTACCGCCGAAGAACTCCTTGCGATCATGGTTGCTGCGGACAACAAAGAAATTCGTCTGAAACTCGTTCTCCAACTCTTTCGTATAACCGAATTACTCAAAGCACACTTTATCATTAACCCCGACTTTGTCGGCTTCGACATGCTCTGTGAAGCGATTGATGAGTGCTGGGTTCGCCTGCTGCAACCACTGGTCGAAAAAGATGTCATGGGCCGTCTGCAAAGCGAAGCCGAAAATAAAATTGCCCAGGAAATCAGCAGAGATCTCGAAAATAGAGATGAAGAACCAAAACACAATCCTGTACTGGCAATCAGCATCGATGAAAATCTTCATGCAGGCCTGGTAGCGCTCGATATCAAAGGCCGCCTCATGGGTGCAGCAGGAATCAAGATCAATAAAGACAATAAATCGGGCTTTGTTAACAGGCTCAAACAATTTATTACCCGCTATCGGATCGCCGCCATACTCCTTCCGGAAACCGAATCATCGAAGCAACTCGAAAGCAGTATTGCCGGAACAATCGAACATGCGGCGCCTAATTGTCAACTTATTCGTCTCGAAAAGGAACAAACCGATCTTGCAAAATCCGAATGGGTAATGAATGAATTTGCCGACCTCGACGACACGATGCGTCGTGCGCTTGCAAATGCACTCGAGTATTTGCAACCCCTGGACCTTATCTCCGAAATCAGCGGGCGCTATTTCCAGCTCCATCCCAAACAACACCTTCTCTCCGAGGATCGGATTACCGAAATTGTCCGATACAGAACAACCGTAGAAAAACTCAAGGATGGACTGGAGATTTCCTCACTGTCACCGGGGCTTCTTTCAACACTCTACCCGCTTCCCGAATCAGTATTGAATGAATTAACGAAACCGTCAATAAAAACCTCGATTGCTCAAAAGCTGGATATCGCAAATATCAAAGGACTCACAGGTGATGCGTTCAGGAATATCGCCGGCTATATCATTATCCCCACGGCGCCGGAATTGCTCGATCGTACGCTGGTCCACCCCGATTATTTCGACTGGCTTATGGATATAAGTCAGGAGCTGAATTGTACCACCGATGCTCTGATAAACGATCCGAATATTCTTCGCACCTACGATATTGAAGATTATGTCAAAAAACTGTATATCGAAAAGAAACTGATGCACCAGTTGAGTGCCGGCAAAAAATATATCGCCAAACCTGCCATGGCGAAAAAGCGCAGAAAGAAACTCACCGAAATCAAAGAAGACACCATTGTTTCGGGTGTTGTCACCAATGTTGCCCCCTTCGGTGCCTTTGTCGATATCAACGCTGTCTGTGATGGCCTTATCCATATCTCACAGATGGCCGATGGATATGTTGAATCGACCGAACAGGTGGTTTCGGTTAACGACCGGGTCAATGTACGGGTTGTTAAAGTAGATGTGAAAAAACGGCGCATTTCTCTCTCGATGAAAGGACTGGGAAATATGGCCCCGAAAGTCAGCCCCTCCAAAGGACAGCTCAGCAATCTGGCAGATCACTTCAAAAACAGATAA
- a CDS encoding DUF861 domain-containing protein gives MAVFMKGGVEKKDVSRFDWHYDSIEECYLLEGNVVVETVEGKKVEFGAGDFVTFPKGLSCVWDIKKPVRKHYNFR, from the coding sequence ATGGCCGTGTTCATGAAAGGTGGCGTCGAGAAAAAGGACGTATCCCGGTTTGACTGGCATTATGACAGTATCGAAGAATGTTATCTTCTTGAAGGAAATGTGGTGGTGGAGACCGTCGAGGGCAAAAAAGTCGAATTCGGGGCCGGTGATTTTGTGACCTTTCCCAAAGGTTTGTCGTGCGTATGGGATATTAAAAAACCGGTGAGAAAGCATTATAATTTTCGTTAA